The Falco cherrug isolate bFalChe1 chromosome 3, bFalChe1.pri, whole genome shotgun sequence genome segment TGCCGAATGTATTTTACTCTTTCACAAAAAATAAGCAGCCTACACTGTGCTCCTATGCGAAGACTTGTGAGAGGCTCAGAGGCCAGGAACCTTGTTGCCTCAACTTGTACCTGAGTGAACAGAGAGAGGTTCTCCCAGAGAGGGATTCAGCCTTCTCTGGAGgatcctctctctctttccgTTGATTACATAGAGGGTTTCAGGTGCTTACCTCCTAACTTAGATGCCTTTGCTAATTTACAAGGGATGAATGCAAGCTGAAAAGTCCAAGACAAAACATTCTCCATACTGAGCTGAGTTTCTTTTTCCAGGACATTGTTGTTGTTAATGATCGTTGGTGTAATAACTGCTCTTGCCATCATGGAGGCTACTACAATTGCGCTGACAAATACCAGCCCAGGACCCTGCTAGCTCACAAGTGGGAGATGTGCTCCTCCATTGACAAGCTTTCCTGGGGCTATCGAAGCAACATGAACGTTGCTGAGTTAATGGATGAAGCAAGTATCATTGAGGtaagaaatctgaaattaaaataacaggTGTGGGGGAATTACTGAGAATTAGGGGTTTCCTTCATCCTTCTACTTGCCAAAGGAGCTGTCGTGTGTTTCGTACAGTCAGGCTGGAGTTAAAGGAGCAGTCGATGAGGACAAAGCCCTCCTCAGGTTTCTTCGTTGTCAGAAGAGGAGATAATTCAACTTGTTACCTTGGTTTATCTGTCACAGGAGCTAGTGCAGACTGTGAGTTTTGGAGGCAACTACCTTCTCAATGTGGGGCCTACAAAAGAAGGAGTGATCGTTCCCATCTTCCAAGAAAGACTTCTGGCCCTTGGGAGGTGGCTGGACACTAATGGGGAGGCAATTTATGAATCAAAGCCATGGAGAGTACAGATGGAGAACAGCACAGACACGGTCTGGTAAGGACTCTGTTGCTCAGTACCACCTGGGCTGAGACTTTCAGAGctaacatttctttcttatttattcttaaatttgCTGCACTCTGAAGTGTTGCCATCAGGTGCAGATGGTGTTTAGGTAGTATCCTGCAACTGGAGTGCTCGGTTACTGCCCCAGGGGGTTATCTAAGGAATGCCTTGCttgaaagaagagaataaaaattagGGCTTCATTTGTCTTGCTTGACTTGGAAGAGCACCAactcttccattaaaaaaatttccgtgctgctgctgtcaggacTATTTAAATTGCACAAATGTAGTTTATCTAAACACATACAGTTTGTAAATGTAGCGATATTTGGTTTTAAGCTGTTATATAATAGTACTAATCACTGTTACCCAACTGTTACTGTCTGAGGAGGGCATAGCGAGTCAAGAGCCACAAACTGCTACAAAACggagttattttcttttcctcaagcATGCCCAAGTGTGTTCAGTCTAGAAATGCGGAGCAATGCTCAGGATAAGGCAGCGTATCCGCTCTGTTGGCCACAAGCTGAGGCAAGAACAGATCGGCAAATGGCACTTACTTTTAGGAAGCATGCATGGACTTTGTTTGGGTTTCATCAGCCAGCTCTGACTGGCTGAGCGGTGGGTCCAAAGTGACAGATTTTGGAATGAGGGTAAAGTAGGTAACCCTGTGAGGTGACAGTAGGCAAGCTGGTGTTATGTCGTCTGAAAGGGTCAAGCTTATGTCTGGTTCTCTCTGGTATGGGGCTCTTCACCTTGCTGAACTTTTGCTCTCTTAGGTACACTTCTAAGGGACCAGTTGTCTATGCCATCTTTCTGATCTGGCCTCAGGACAATGTTTTGGAGCTGTCCTCGCCTGTTCCATCCCCAGCCACACAAGTAAggaacttggaaaaaaaccataatgCACTCTGAGAGCCCATTTTGGGCACATGTGGGCTGGGAAGGTCCAGCCTGACTTCACgtggaaactggggagagtgTGGAAGTTTTCATCCTGTACTTCTCGTTCTGGGGCGCTCTGGCCTCCCTCCAGATCCTTGCAGCCTCCCAGGTTATTCTCCAAGCTTTAGCTCACTGTTAACACAGAACATTGGGTAGGACTTGCCAGGACAGACTCACAGTCTGACGTAGAGACACTTCTCCCCTGGAGTTTTTGATCTTGGTGACACAGGGGGGTGAAGTAAATAACAAGCCTGACACATAGAAGGGATCACTGGCATTGCATCTCAAATTCAAATCAGGTACACTGACCCACTAATTGTAAATGTCATCGTGACGCAAATGCTGGAGTGCCCTTTGCTCTAAACAAACAGAGGTAAAGTCTtctctgtaaaaaaaccaaaaacaaacaacaaactaCAGTCAAATGTTTGACCCCAAAACATCCCGCATGTGCACTGAGTGATGGGTGGAAATGTGTGGGACTGCTTTGAATGCGTGGGAAATGCTGTATGGGGACTGCAGATGTGTTTTGGGTGTTCAAATGGGAAATACCCATGTAAGCTGCAACTGAGCATTTCCCCTGGCCTCCTCTGCAGGTGACGATGTTGGGTTTTGCAGGGACTCTGAAGTGGCAGAAGTCCTCAGGTAAAGGACTGCTCATAACTTTGCCCTACATGCTTCCATCTCCTCTGCCCCCTCAGTCTGGCTGGACTGTCAAGCTTGAGGGTGTGAAGTAACAGCCGCGGGATAAAAGCAGCAatctccctctgcctttcttttaaattgaaTCTAAGaggatttttcatttattgttgaataaatgtttttctcttaagaGAATCTTCTGATCCCTGTTGCCTGTAGAGCAATCTGTGTATCAGTGGATCTTGTTTGACAGCAAAGCACTGACCTCTCCACTCAGCAGTGGGAAGTAGGGACATCCTTTGCAGTGTTCTGCTGGGATGTGACAGCCCATGAGCCAAACATCTACACTTGGAACAGGAAGGTTTTTTGATGTAAAGCTTGGCTTCATGGTGGATATTGCAGCTTCACTGCTGTGATTATTGGTGGTGACCTCATTGTTGGTGGGAGACTGAACAGGGTTGGGATGGGGCAGTGAAGAGGACCTACTTTGGGGTGTCAGGCCAGGCCACGTGGCACCTAGGTGCTAGTGTATGAAGCTGCCAGGAGGATGCGTGGCTGCCAAGGAGGAGATGCCGACGTTAATGGTGAGAGGATTTGGACTGTTAGAGCAGCTCACAGGATACGGAGTGGCAGGAGCTGTGTCCATGTTCACACACATGTTGCCATTGCTGGTGAGCTAAGCTAGGCACCGCAGCGGGGGCCGCGCCTCCCAGTAGGAGCAGGCCCTGCCACTTCCCTGGCTTAATTACATTTATTCTGATAGCCAAGGTGATACTCTTGCATGTGGAATCACAAAGCCTTGGATGCAATGGGCATGTTCTACTGAAGACCAACCAAAGTGCCATCGTGGGTTCCTGCCTATGATGTACTTGCATAAAAACAAGTCCTTGATAAGAAGCGTTGTATTACTTTGGTATTGATTGATAACAGTTACGATCACATGCTTCCTTGGCGAGTAAAGTAATGGAAGCTTGTTGTTTGAAGAGGTCTAGAAGAAATCAGCTATATAAAATCATAATGTAATGCACATCCATTAAcaaacttttatttatattctgaTGCAGACTGCTATAAGCAGAAGAGGTTATGTTTTTACATGAGTTTAGCTATAAGCAGAAGAGTTTTATGTTTTTACGGGAGTTTAACAGAGAAGCCACCGTTGTGAGTTGAACCTCCGACTCCACTGTTGCAGCGAATGTCCTGAGCTGATGCTGAACTTCCCTAAAAAGGCTTGAACAATATGTACTGTTAACGATGAAACTCCTCATAATGGCGTGTGTGTCTGAGGCACTGTTGTTGTGAAGGCCCCACAACATTGCAGACAAGCTTGATTTTGTTCCTGTACAACGAGCAAGTTTGCCAGCCAGCTTAGCGTTCAGCATGAGCGAAGATCCAGGGCTGGGACATGTGCTGAGCCGGTGCTGTAGGAGCTGTTACTCAATTGACAAATAATGATTTTGTCCCAATGAATCTGCGTGGACTTTGGAGAACTGGAGCGGCTTACTCACAGGAGCATCACCCCTGTGCTTGGTGACGATGCCATTACGACACGGagaggggggaggaagggacaACAGAGCGATGGCCTTTTTGCCTCCCGGCCGCATCACGCCGGTGAGCTCTGGTGCGGGCAGAGGGCCCGTCCAAACCAAACACGCCGTGTTTGCTCAGCAGCCCGCGCCAGCACAAATCCCCCGGTATAAGTGAGCGGGGCGCCCAGGGCCGCGCAGAGCCGGCGCCGGGGGGGAAGATGCCGCAGTGCGCCACCGCAGCGCTGCCGCGGGACGGCTCGCGGGGACAGGTACGAGCTGCGGCCCTGCCGCTCCCTGCCGGGCACCGAAGGGACGGAGGCCCCGGGCCGCAGCGGGGCTCCCGGCTCCACGTGGGGAGCGCGGCGGTCATGTGACCGACGAGCCACGCCCCCTCCGAGTCACGTGGGGCGGGCGGAGCGGACATGGCGGCGCGGCGGCTGCTGCCGCGCTGGGCCGGCTCGCTGCGGCCGGTgagcggggctgggccggggggcgcGAGGccggccggggggcgcggggccgggctgacgctgtccctctgccccccagGTCAGCGCCGCGGCAGCGGCCGGAGCCTTCCCGAGGCGTGTGAAGGTGGTGGAGGTGGGGCCGCGCGACGGGCTGCAGAACGAGAAGGTacgggcgggccggggccccccgcagccccccggcttCCCTGACCCCCGGTGTCCCACCCGCACCGCTGCGTGCTTTGCAAAAATACCGCTTTTTGATGCTGGAAGCTGAGGGGTTTTGCGGGGGGGCGGGAAGTTTATTGTGGAAGTAAGAACTTAAGGTCgtttttcatcttcttcttcTTAGAATATTGTGCCCACACCGGTGAAAATCAATTTAATCAACATGCTGGCAGAGACGGGGCTTCAGGTTATAGAGGCCACCAGCTTTGTTTCCCCCAAGTGGGTTCCTCAGGTTAGTGTTCAGATGGGATCTGCAGCTGGATGTTGTAAAAACGGCTAATTGTAGATGGCAATCCATGGAAAAAGGTGCTGCTTGCTCCAAAATCCTTGTTACTGTGGCTCAGAACTGgacaagaaacagcaaagacTGCAGTGTCCCAGACCTTCCCTTTGGACCCTGGGAAAGAGCAAATGTATGCTGAAATATAAACAGCTGCTTGTGTGCATGGTGGCGCCGCGTGACTGAACTATGATCCTTCACAGGTTgcactgctgtttgcttttcaaggGCCCATTTCTCTTATTCCTGAATATTTATGTTCCCGTTTTtacaagacattttttaaaaatgctttgtaatTTGCAGAAGTGGACATTGTCATGCTTAGGAACCTTTCCTGGTTTACTTTGCAGATGGCTGACCATACTGAAGTCATGCAAGGGATTAATAAGTTGCCTGGTATTAGTTATCCTGTGCTGACCCCCAATCTGAAAGGATTTCAGGCAGCGGTAAGAGATGGCAGCACCTAAATTGTTCTTTACAAGGGATCATTTTACTGGGAAGATAGAAACCTGTTGTTTATAATAGAAAAATCTTGATAAGTTTtctactattaaaaaaaaagtaactctTTTAATTGACAGTGATGCTTTCAGTCTTATCTGTCTGTCCTACAGCTCTCCTGACTACATCCAGCAGATGTAGCTTTACTGCTGCATCTGTAACTTTGCACTTCTTTTGAAGACAGACTTGGATGTGTCATCACATTTTTGCTGTAGAACGAAATGAGGAAAGGATTGGGCTATTTGGGGAAGAACCGGGGaaaaattttctttataaaatgagAGAACTGTAGTTATGGTTGTGCTTGTCATTCCCCTTGCAAGAGAAATCGCCTCACTTTAATTTATGCTTTCTATTGGCAGGTGGCAGCAGGCGCCAAAGAAGTGTCGATCTTTGGAGCAGCATCTGAGCTCTTCACTAAGAAGAACATAAACTGTTCCATAGAGGAGAGTTTGGAGAGGTTCGATGAAGTGATGACCGCAGCGAAAGCAGCCAGCATTCCTGTCCGGGGGTAAGAAGTTCCTGCTGCGAACTTTCCACCAAGCAGGTTGTGTGGGCAAATGTGACCGCTTGAGTTTCTCTTTGGAGTCCAGCCTGTGCAACACTGAGGAGTGGGATTTCTTTTCaactttacctttttttttggagggtgtGTCTTTATCTGGATGGGTGCAAGCAAGCGTGAGCTCAATGCGCTGAGAAGCATTAATTTGGAAACACCACCGCTAACGTGGTTTCACGCGCTGGCTTGGTGCAAAGCCTGTGCCACTCGTGGCAGTTTACACTCTTCCAGATGGGTTCACCCTCCATGTAATTATTCTGTCTTCAGCTTTACCAAAGGATCCAAACTGATCTTAGCTTCTTGGCAGACATTCCTCATGGAAGTGTGTAGATTCACAAACCCAGCAGGCCTTTGTACCCTTGTCTTGGCAAATTTTTCATGTCCTTGGAAAAAGTAATTGTTGAATAGTTAATTATGTAAGCTTTGTCCACTGGACTGATTTTTAGAATAGGAAATTAATTCTTCCATTGTATAGAGCATGTGAGATGTAGCACAACTCCTGACTAATTTGCCCAGTATAATCTCAGTTTAGTTCTCTAGctaaaagaacatattttattttaactataGGTACGTTTCCTGTGTCCTTGGATGTCCCTATGAAGGGAAGATTTCCGCAGCTAAAGTTGCGGAGGTGAGTTCGTTGTAAAAACAACCAGAATTTCTCAGAGGTTTCTAACTTGCTTTTCTGGATATGAATTGGGCACTGGGAACTGGAGGATGTGTCAAACTATTGAACCGAAGACTGAGGGAAGACTGGGGAAGCTTACAGCTAGCTGCCACTACACAGAGGGAAGACTGAGTCTAGCTGAAATGGACAGAAATTCAGGGGACCTGGCGATTTTTGATCCCAGAGAAATCTCCTGGCTGCTGTACCCATGGCTGTTGTGCTCCAGGCAAACACACACTGCttctgtgtccagctctggggaaggGAATGACCAAGCTGCCTTTGCAGTAAGCATCTTGGCTTTTGGACAGGTCTCAAAGAAGATGTACTCGATGGGATGCTATGAGATTTCCCTCGGTGACACCATTGGCATTGGGACCCCAGGGAGCATGAAGGAGATGCTGACAGCTGTGATGAAAGAGGTGCCAGTTGGGGCTCTTGCCGTTCACTGCCATGATACCTACGGGCAAGCTCTTGCCAACATCTTGGTAGCGCTTCAGGTAGGATCTTTGCTTTGAAGTATAGCATCGTTCCTTGGGGTCTTCTTGTGCTTGCTTGTGGATTTAAGGCACAGGACTGTGGTTTGACCTTTAAGAGGAGCGTGCTGAtagtggttttgtttgcagatgggTGTGAGCGTGGTTGATGCTTCCGTCGCTGGCCTTGGAGGCTGCCCCTATGCCCAGGGAGCATCAGGAAACGTTGCTACGGAGGACTTGGTGTACATGCTGAACGGCCTGGGGATCCACACGGTAAGTGCGAGCAGCCTTTGCCTGTGGCAGCCGAGCCTCTCGCACAATGGCTCTGTCTGGGCTTCAGCAGGGGTTCAGAATTTGGCCCAGGGAGCCCCAGCATAGTGGGTACAGCTGGGGGATCGctctggctgtgcctgggggCCTTGTCTTGCCACCCCAATCCCACCCCTACCCGCTGTGacatttcctcctctcccttgctCAGCACCCTGCGATTTGACACTGGCTGTCAGAATCACGTGAGTGAGCGGCAGGCGCTGAGGGCCTCGTTAAAGTACCCTTTAAAGGCTTCCTCACCCCCTGCCTGTCTCCCAGCAATGCCAGTTGTTAGTGGGCAGCTTTATGTGGCAGAACCAGTACCACGGCGTGTCCTATCTTTCTTCCCGTGAAGGGTGTGGATCTACAGAAGCTGATGGACACGGGCACGTATATTTGCAATGCTCTCAACAGACGAACCAATTCCAAAGTGTCCCAGGCATCTTGCAGACTGTGATACCGCATCGAGTTTCTCCTCGGAttgagaagaaagcaagctggcAGGGTTTCCCCTCTGTTCTGCTGCCTCTGATCTTCACTGCTCCATCTAGGCTCAGTGCTTGGGAGGAAATGCATAATCCACCAGAATTtatgaagaaatggaaaaaacaagaaTACACTATTCAACCTTGAAGACGTTAGCCATTTGCCTTAAAGAAGGGAGGACGTGGATGGGCTGAGGGAGAAGTAGTGGCTGCAACGCTTGTCTTCTCACAGAGAGCTGCGGTCTGCGCTGCCAGCTCAGAACACTGTCTGGGAACTTCTGCTTTGAGGGTTTGTTGCTATAAACTACCAGCAAAAGATAAACCACAGTTTTTTCCAGGTATAGAGCACTTGTCCCGGTCAGGGGCGActgttcttcccttctccctccttgcTACAAACGTTAGGACTGAAATCAAAAGGCTCCCCTTTGTAATTCAAGTGTTAGGGGCAGCCTGGGGCCGTCTGTCTTAGCGTTTAGGGATTGTAATAAAGGACTGTATCTGTTGTAAGATACTTCTAAATACTAGGGGTAAGAAACACATTATTTAATAGTCTAAACTACTCAAAATTTGGTTTAACTAAACCAGTTAAAGGGCTTTTGCTGCCGGTTTGGTTCCAAGTGCCTCCTCAACCGCTGCTCAATGCGCACACCCGTCCCCTGAGCGTGTCCTCCTCACCTAGACAGGCCCTAGGGAAGTCTGTCCCccaatcttttattttttgcaagaaTTTATTTAATAGTTTATGCGTGAGACTGCAGGAACCTTGTCCGCCCCGGGGCTGGCCCTGGTGTGTAGCTGCGCCTTGCGCCGCCGGTCCCAGCGTGCTGTCGACAGGGCTGCACCTCTTCTTCCATCAGCTGGAACGATTCAATAAACCGTAACGCTGGAATGATTAAATAAATCGTAACGTTGGAATGCGCCGGGAATCGGTGAATAAACGGGCGGGTTGCGGCGGGCGCTCAGtggccgcctcccgccgccagggggcgctgcGTCACTGTGGCCTCACCCATCCCCCCGCGGACCAATGGCCGCCGTCCCTCAGCGCTGTTGCCCCGCCCCGTGGGGCGTGAGCAGTGCGGACGCGCCCCGAGGTATTTTGTCCCGGCCGGCGGCCCGTAGCGGGAGCGGCGCCGCCACGTTTCCATGGGAGAGCGGGAGGGGCGCGGGGCTCCTTAAAGGGGCCGCACGCGGAGCGGTGCGAGTGCGGCGGCGAGAGCGGCGGGtgagcgggcggggggcgcgggggaggGCAGCGCCGCGCCCCTGAGACACATCCAGCCCCGGGGCCTGAGCTGAGCCCCGGCACCCTGGAacgcgcggccccgccggcagccGGTAACTGTgggcggccccggccctgcGGCAGCCACTGCCCCGCAGGTAGCCCTGTGCCGCGGCCGCGCCCGGCCCCCCCAGGCCTCTGTCCGGCTCCTAGGACCCTGCCCCGTTCCACcggcccctgcccggccctccCAGGCTCTGTCCGGCTCCCCCGGCCCCCAGACCCCTGtccagctccccccgccccaccccacccccgcccgcccctgccCGGTCCCCCAGGGCCTGCTTGGCTTCCCCGGCCCTCCAGACCCTGCCCGGCTCCCCCGGCCTCTGTTCAGCTCCCCCAgactcctgcccagctccccagaccccagcccagccccccagACCCCTACCCtgccccccagaccccccctaggcccctgccctgcccctctgGCTAACAGCAGCGCTGTTTtgcccctgccccggcggcCCCAGCAGGGCGGTCTGGGGGTCCCGGCTGGTTTCCAGCCCCAGGTGCAGCTCTGGGAGCAGCTGAAGTCCCGCGGGTGGGAACTTCCCTGCGCTGCCTCCGCACCCCTTGGTGGTAACGTGGATTTTCCTTCCTacagccaggctggagctgccacccggggctggggcttcctggcagggcagctcccaggCTCCCACCCGTGTGTGCCCACCAGTGGCCCGGTGGTCCGTAGCGAGCCAGGGCCACCCTCctgggcagcggggccgggtggggggtgggggtgctggcACCCTTGGCAAGGGGGAATTTGAGagttggagggaaaaaaaacagggaaTGGCTGGAAAAGAGCAGAGCTGGTCCCCCTGTGGAGACCACCCAAATTAATACCGCTGGCTGACTCCCTGCCCTTGTACTCGGGGGTGAATTAGCCTGACGGATTTCTGCTGTAGGATATGGGTGACACCGGGATCTTGACTGGATTTAACAGGAAGAACAAGAGTTTTTCCTGGCATGCAACAAGGGCCAGATAAACCCTCCCTGTCCAGGAGGTGTGAACCACGTTGGCAGGgagtgctgcagcctgcccagcccatTCCTCTCCGGatgtcctgctgctggcctggccAGGCAGGGAGTGCCTGCCGGCAGTGCTGACGTGACAGTGCCCAAGtcctgcctgccctgtccctcTCAGGGCCCCCGTCGTGCCTACCCCAGGCAGCTTCACCCAGAGCTCGGCACTGAAGGGCCTTTCCTCCCGCAGGGAATCATGGCAGAGAAGATCCTGGTGACCGGCGGAGCTGGCTACATCGGCAGTCACtgtgtgctggagctggtggaggcTGGCTACGTCCCTGTGGTCATAGACAACTTTCACAATGCCATCCGAGGTAGGGAGAGCCTTCATCCCTTCCCATTCAGGGGGCTTGGCccctcagcctgtgctggcaCCTCCAGCTATCCCAGCGCCTCGCTCCCTTCCATCTCCCCAGGGGCGGACGCACTCCCTGAGAGCCTCCGGCGTGTGCAGCAGATCGTGCACCAGCCCATCCTCTTCCAGGAGGCAGATATCACCGATGAGGCAGCGCTGCAGGAGCTCTTCAGTAAGGTGAGTGCAAGAGCTGCGGTGCCCCGAGGCGACCTCGTGGGCTCTGAGGGGTGAGAGGGGTTTGTGCTGCGTGTGGGAGCTTGGAAGAGGGGACatgggctgggcaggagctgagcGGGGAGGACAGTGCTGAGGAACCGCTGTGACCAGCAAATGTTCCTCTGGGCCGTGGAGACTGCACGGGCAGGGGGAATGAAGCTCCCGGGGAGACTTCCCAGTGGTTTCTGCCTGGAGCTTCTGTCTCCTGATGCTGCGATGCTAACACTGAGCTCGTTCTCCCTCCGCAGCACTGTTTCTCGGCCGTGATGCACTTTGCGGGGCTGAAGGCGGTGGGGGAGTCAGTGCAGAAGCCCCTGGATTACTACAGAGTGAATCTCACTGGGACCATCCGGCTGCTGGAGGTGAGTggagcggggggcgggggcagcgtGTGGTGCTTGGGGGACCACACGGGTGCTGAGTGACTGGTGCTGGGTGTGatcctgccctgggctggctgtgctggctggcagcctggTCCCTGTAGTGCTGCCCAGGCCTGTAACGGCGCCGGCAtggtgggagctgctgcccgcggagggctgggctggggggcacggaGCCCGCAGGCTCAGTGATGGCTGGTTCCTGCTCCCCAGACCATGAAAGCCCACGGCGTGAGGAACATCGTgttcagcagctctgccaccGTCTACGGAGACCCCAAGTACCTGCCCCTGGATGAGAACCACCCGGTTGGAGGCTGCACCAACCCCTATGGCAAATCCAAGTATTTCATCGAGGAGATGATTCGAGATCTCTGCAAAGCAGAGAGGGTGAGGAGCCGCCTCAAGGCGCACAGGGCTGGGAACTGAGGTCTTTCCCCACTGGAGCATATTGGGGTGACCAGGTGGCACCTCGCAGCGCTGCACCCTCCCCGGGCAACCACGTTTGTGTGTCCTCCCAGGACTGGAACGCTGTTCTCCTGCGCTATTTTAACCCCATTGGTGCCCATGAGTCGGGCATGATCGGAGAAGATCCTCAGGGGATCCCAAACAACCTCATGCCCTACGTGGCGCAGGTACTGCCCCGCTGCAGCCTTTGAGGACCCCCAGGCTCACGGTGCTGGTGTGGGGCACAGGCTGATGGGGCTCTCGCTGGCTTGTCCCTCTGCGCAGGTGGCAGTGGGGCGCCGGGAATTCCTGAGCGTGTTTGGGAACGACTACAAGACGGACGATGGAACAGGTACATCACGGAACGGGTGGAGCAGGGATCCCCCATCCCCCGGGGCAGCCgccacagctccccagcccagctgcaccccGGGCAGGAGGGCTTCGTGCTCACCCTCTGCGTCCCCACAGGCGTCAGGGATTACATCCACGTCGTGGATTTGGCCAAGGGCCATATCGCTGCTTTGAAGAAGCTCAAGGAGAACTGCGGCTGCAAGGTACCAAGGGGGCTGTCTGGGGCGGTCAGCCCTGCcgaggctgtggggctgggtcAGGGCTGGGATTTCACGGCCCTAAGGGAGCTAAAGGGGGCCCTGGCCCTTCTCCCCTTGTGAAAGAATCTGATCTGTGTCCTTTATCCTCCTCCCAGATCTACAATCTGGGCACCGGCACCGGCTACTCCGTCCTGCAGATGGTCCGGGCCATGGAGAAAGCCTCGGGGAGGGAGGTAAGGTCTGACCCGCAGCCTGCGGGGCTCCAGGagcaccccccgcccccccaaacCCTCACCGCCACCGCAGCCCTCATGCCTGTGTCTGCGGCAGCCCCCGGCACCGCTCCCGCAGCTGCTGGGCCTCAGGTGTGACCCCTCTGCTGAGCCccgggagcccccagcccccacggtgctgctttccctgcagaTCCAGTACAAGGTCACGGGCCGGCGGGAGGGGGACGTGGCCTCCTGCTACGCCAACGCGGCGCTGGC includes the following:
- the HMGCL gene encoding hydroxymethylglutaryl-CoA lyase, mitochondrial isoform X1, with amino-acid sequence MPQCATAALPRDGSRGQVSAAAAAGAFPRRVKVVEVGPRDGLQNEKNIVPTPVKINLINMLAETGLQVIEATSFVSPKWVPQMADHTEVMQGINKLPGISYPVLTPNLKGFQAAVAAGAKEVSIFGAASELFTKKNINCSIEESLERFDEVMTAAKAASIPVRGYVSCVLGCPYEGKISAAKVAEVSKKMYSMGCYEISLGDTIGIGTPGSMKEMLTAVMKEVPVGALAVHCHDTYGQALANILVALQMGVSVVDASVAGLGGCPYAQGASGNVATEDLVYMLNGLGIHTGVDLQKLMDTGTYICNALNRRTNSKVSQASCRL
- the HMGCL gene encoding hydroxymethylglutaryl-CoA lyase, mitochondrial isoform X2, producing MAARRLLPRWAGSLRPVSAAAAAGAFPRRVKVVEVGPRDGLQNEKNIVPTPVKINLINMLAETGLQVIEATSFVSPKWVPQMADHTEVMQGINKLPGISYPVLTPNLKGFQAAVAAGAKEVSIFGAASELFTKKNINCSIEESLERFDEVMTAAKAASIPVRGYVSCVLGCPYEGKISAAKVAEVSKKMYSMGCYEISLGDTIGIGTPGSMKEMLTAVMKEVPVGALAVHCHDTYGQALANILVALQMGVSVVDASVAGLGGCPYAQGASGNVATEDLVYMLNGLGIHTGVDLQKLMDTGTYICNALNRRTNSKVSQASCRL
- the GALE gene encoding UDP-glucose 4-epimerase gives rise to the protein MAEKILVTGGAGYIGSHCVLELVEAGYVPVVIDNFHNAIRGADALPESLRRVQQIVHQPILFQEADITDEAALQELFSKHCFSAVMHFAGLKAVGESVQKPLDYYRVNLTGTIRLLETMKAHGVRNIVFSSSATVYGDPKYLPLDENHPVGGCTNPYGKSKYFIEEMIRDLCKAERDWNAVLLRYFNPIGAHESGMIGEDPQGIPNNLMPYVAQVAVGRREFLSVFGNDYKTDDGTGVRDYIHVVDLAKGHIAALKKLKENCGCKIYNLGTGTGYSVLQMVRAMEKASGREIQYKVTGRREGDVASCYANAALAERELGWKAAFGLDKMCQDLWRWQLQNPTGFSKN